A region from the Rheinheimera mangrovi genome encodes:
- a CDS encoding DUF3303 domain-containing protein: MKKYMVVENFKPGLMAENYKVYNAKGRQFPDGLYYLNSWVNAEKNICFQLMESNDEALFYQWFKTWEEFVDFELYPLD, translated from the coding sequence TTGAAAAAATACATGGTAGTAGAAAATTTCAAGCCTGGGCTAATGGCAGAAAACTACAAAGTGTATAACGCCAAAGGGCGTCAGTTTCCTGATGGCTTGTACTACCTAAATTCATGGGTGAATGCGGAGAAAAACATCTGTTTTCAGCTGATGGAATCGAATGACGAAGCTCTGTTTTACCAGTGGTTTAAGACCTGGGAAGAGTTTGTTGATTTTGAGCTTTATC
- the lgt gene encoding prolipoprotein diacylglyceryl transferase yields the protein MIINWSFDPVLVSAGPFAINWYALLFVGSFLVGKAILSRIFTLEGVPQENAERLFVYVLLGAIIGARLVHCVFYDPQYYLANPLAIFRTWEGGLASHGGAAGILIGLWLGVRNTAPQLTFLWIVDRISIPAALGAVFVRIANFLNSEIVGVPTGAGWGVIFETVDELPRHPTQLYEAAAYLIVCLILLAIYRRCGRDTPQGLMFGVFMTLVFSARIVVEFCKTSQAVYESGQFLSVGQYLSLPFVALGIALVLWSIKYPTGFPAVSIKTAP from the coding sequence ATGATCATTAACTGGAGTTTCGATCCTGTTTTAGTATCTGCCGGGCCCTTCGCAATAAATTGGTATGCATTATTATTTGTTGGCTCCTTTCTTGTTGGTAAAGCCATACTAAGCCGGATTTTCACGCTTGAAGGTGTTCCACAGGAGAATGCCGAACGCTTATTTGTATATGTGTTACTGGGCGCTATTATTGGGGCCCGCTTGGTTCATTGTGTGTTCTATGATCCGCAATACTACCTTGCAAACCCATTAGCAATATTTCGCACATGGGAGGGAGGGCTTGCCAGTCATGGTGGAGCGGCCGGAATTCTTATTGGTCTGTGGCTTGGTGTCCGCAACACCGCACCTCAGCTAACCTTCCTGTGGATAGTTGACCGTATCAGCATCCCTGCGGCACTCGGCGCTGTATTTGTGCGGATAGCCAACTTCCTGAACTCTGAGATTGTTGGTGTTCCGACAGGAGCTGGATGGGGAGTTATATTTGAGACTGTAGATGAACTCCCTCGGCATCCAACTCAGCTGTATGAGGCTGCGGCTTACCTGATTGTTTGTTTGATATTACTTGCCATCTATCGGCGTTGTGGCCGCGACACACCTCAAGGTTTGATGTTTGGGGTTTTTATGACTCTCGTATTTTCAGCACGCATAGTGGTTGAGTTTTGTAAGACGTCCCAGGCCGTATATGAATCAGGGCAATTCTTGAGTGTGGGGCAGTATTTAAGCTTACCTTTTGTTGCTTTGGGAATAGCGTTGGTGCTTTGGTCAATAAAGTATCCGACTGGTTTTCCTGCTGTGTCGATAAAAACAGCACCGTAA
- the prmC gene encoding peptide chain release factor N(5)-glutamine methyltransferase has protein sequence MKTANSLTLTQWLQQATALLTPLLETGPVPADAKQEARRMLLEVLDINATSLMLYPERELSESQLLQLEPVLNRRLTGEPLAHILGYWYFWDFKLAVAPCTLIPRPDTELLVEQSLALPLPAKAKVLDLGTGTGAIALALAKEKPNWTLTGVDLQPDAVELAKQNVQQLALANCQIKQSSWFDAVAGEQFDLIVSNPPYIDAQDPHLALGDVRFEPDSALVAPEQGLADIRHICTQAPQFLTPSGWLWLEHGYQQAEAVQQILTDAGFTSVQSVKDYGGQWRISGGQLPA, from the coding sequence ATGAAAACCGCTAATAGCCTGACTCTGACGCAGTGGCTGCAACAAGCCACTGCGTTACTGACTCCTCTGCTTGAAACCGGCCCTGTACCTGCAGATGCAAAACAGGAAGCGCGGCGTATGCTGCTGGAAGTGCTGGATATTAATGCCACTAGCTTGATGCTGTATCCAGAGCGCGAACTCAGCGAATCCCAGTTGTTGCAATTGGAGCCCGTATTAAATCGTCGTCTGACCGGTGAGCCTTTGGCGCATATTCTCGGCTATTGGTATTTCTGGGATTTTAAACTCGCTGTAGCCCCTTGTACTTTAATACCAAGACCTGATACCGAACTTTTAGTGGAACAGTCGTTAGCTTTGCCTTTGCCTGCCAAAGCCAAAGTGCTGGATTTAGGCACTGGAACCGGAGCTATAGCTTTGGCCTTAGCCAAAGAAAAGCCAAACTGGACCCTGACCGGTGTTGATTTACAACCAGATGCTGTAGAGCTGGCAAAGCAAAATGTTCAGCAATTGGCGTTAGCTAACTGCCAGATCAAACAAAGCAGCTGGTTTGACGCTGTGGCTGGCGAGCAGTTTGATTTAATCGTCAGCAACCCGCCTTATATAGATGCCCAAGACCCACATTTAGCTTTAGGCGATGTGCGCTTTGAACCCGACTCGGCGTTAGTGGCACCAGAGCAAGGCCTGGCTGATATCCGCCATATTTGCACCCAAGCCCCACAATTCTTAACGCCATCCGGCTGGTTATGGCTGGAACACGGCTACCAGCAAGCCGAGGCCGTACAACAGATCCTAACCGACGCAGGTTTTACCTCTGTGCAATCGGTAAAAGACTACGGTGGTCAGTGGCGTATTAGCGGTGGACAACTTCCCGCTTAA
- the prfA gene encoding peptide chain release factor 1, translated as MKESVYRKLEALVERYEEVQALLSDAGVISDQSRFRELSKEYSQLEELSKAFGLYRQAQDDLASAEEMMKDSDPDMRDMAQEEFKAAKERIEQLDQDLQILLLPKDPNDSNSCFLEIRAGAGGDEAAIFAGDVFRMYSRFCERKRWKVEIVSCNDGEHGGYKEVIASIQGEGAYGILKFESGGHRVQRVPATESQGRVHTSACTVAIMPEVPESEAIEINPADLKVDTYRASGAGGQHVNRTDSAIRITHLPTGIVVECQDERSQHKNRARAMSVLQSRIQAAEDEKRRLQEESTRRSLVGSGDRSERIRTYNFPQGRLTDHRINLTIYRLLDVMEGDLDLVIGPLSHEHQADLLAALADENR; from the coding sequence ATGAAAGAATCGGTGTACCGCAAACTCGAAGCTCTGGTCGAACGTTATGAAGAAGTTCAGGCGTTATTAAGTGACGCTGGCGTAATTTCTGACCAAAGTCGTTTTCGGGAACTGTCCAAAGAGTACAGCCAACTGGAAGAATTGAGTAAGGCTTTTGGTTTGTATCGTCAGGCGCAGGACGATCTAGCCAGTGCTGAAGAGATGATGAAAGACTCAGATCCGGATATGCGTGACATGGCGCAGGAAGAATTCAAAGCCGCCAAAGAACGTATAGAGCAACTGGACCAGGACTTACAAATTCTGTTGTTACCTAAAGATCCAAACGACAGCAACAGCTGCTTCCTGGAAATTCGTGCCGGTGCTGGTGGTGATGAAGCTGCAATTTTTGCCGGTGACGTGTTCCGTATGTACAGCCGCTTTTGTGAACGCAAACGCTGGAAAGTAGAAATTGTCAGCTGCAACGACGGCGAACACGGTGGTTATAAAGAAGTGATCGCCAGCATTCAGGGCGAAGGCGCTTACGGTATTTTGAAATTTGAATCCGGTGGTCACCGCGTACAACGTGTACCGGCCACTGAATCTCAGGGCAGGGTACATACTTCAGCTTGTACTGTGGCCATTATGCCGGAAGTACCAGAAAGCGAAGCCATCGAAATTAACCCTGCTGATTTAAAAGTAGATACCTACCGCGCCTCTGGTGCCGGTGGTCAGCACGTGAACAGAACCGATTCTGCTATACGAATCACTCACTTACCGACTGGTATAGTGGTGGAATGTCAGGACGAACGTTCGCAGCATAAAAACCGCGCCCGAGCTATGAGCGTGTTGCAGTCGCGTATTCAGGCGGCTGAAGATGAAAAACGCCGTTTACAGGAAGAATCCACCCGTCGCTCATTAGTCGGCAGTGGTGACCGTTCCGAACGCATCCGTACTTACAACTTCCCGCAAGGCCGCTTAACGGATCACCGTATCAACCTGACCATCTATCGTTTATTAGACGTGATGGAAGGTGATTTAGACCTGGTGATTGGTCCACTAAGTCATGAACACCAGGCCGACTTGTTAGCTGCTTTGGCTGATGAAAACCGCTAA
- the hemA gene encoding glutamyl-tRNA reductase, whose product MTIFALGINHKTAPVSLREQVAFAPEQILDALRDLTTTTQVSDAVILSTCNRTELYFSGSPEQSKQVIDWLSKFHQLDLAELQHHLYLHQDQQASSHLMRVACGLDSLVLGEPQILGQVKQAYSHSRQAGTINPAFERLFQKTFSVAKQVRTETDIGASAVSVAFAAVSLARQIFGQLGKVKVLLIGAGETIELVAKHLLEQGAEKITVANRSYDKAAALASQFNGEAVSLAQVPQALANADVVISSTASTLPIVGKGMVEQALKKRRHKPMFFVDLAVPRDIEEQVAELEDAYLYTVDDLQSIVLQNLQNRQEAAAEAEHMILQGVNEFNSWLSLHGQLDVVRDYRDKGEAIRDELLAKAGKQIAAGQDPEKVLAELATKLSNRLMHAPTKALRQLLQDEQPQQQSLINTLLDL is encoded by the coding sequence ATGACCATTTTTGCTTTAGGTATTAATCATAAAACTGCACCTGTCTCCTTACGTGAGCAGGTCGCTTTTGCGCCTGAACAAATTTTGGACGCCTTAAGGGATCTGACGACGACGACCCAGGTGTCTGACGCTGTGATTTTGTCTACCTGTAACAGAACTGAGCTGTATTTTAGCGGCAGCCCTGAACAATCGAAACAAGTAATTGACTGGCTGAGCAAATTTCATCAGCTCGACCTGGCCGAATTGCAGCATCATTTATACCTGCATCAGGATCAGCAGGCCAGCAGTCATTTAATGCGGGTGGCCTGTGGTTTGGACTCCTTAGTGCTGGGTGAGCCACAAATTTTGGGGCAAGTGAAGCAGGCCTATAGCCATTCGCGTCAGGCCGGCACTATTAATCCGGCTTTTGAGCGCTTGTTTCAAAAGACCTTTTCAGTGGCCAAGCAGGTTCGTACTGAAACTGATATTGGTGCCAGTGCCGTATCTGTCGCTTTTGCAGCAGTCAGCCTGGCGCGGCAAATCTTCGGTCAGCTCGGCAAAGTCAAAGTGCTGCTGATTGGCGCTGGTGAGACCATAGAGCTGGTAGCCAAACATTTATTAGAGCAGGGCGCAGAAAAAATTACTGTAGCGAACCGCTCTTATGACAAAGCGGCGGCTTTAGCCAGCCAGTTTAACGGTGAAGCCGTCAGTCTGGCCCAGGTGCCCCAAGCTTTGGCCAATGCCGATGTGGTGATTAGCTCCACTGCCAGTACTTTGCCTATTGTTGGTAAAGGTATGGTGGAGCAGGCGCTGAAGAAACGCCGTCACAAGCCAATGTTTTTTGTCGATTTAGCTGTGCCACGTGATATTGAAGAGCAAGTAGCCGAGCTGGAAGACGCCTATTTGTATACAGTGGATGACTTGCAATCCATAGTGCTGCAAAACCTGCAGAACCGTCAGGAAGCGGCGGCTGAAGCTGAGCACATGATTTTGCAGGGCGTCAATGAGTTCAATTCGTGGCTGAGTTTGCATGGCCAGTTGGACGTAGTGCGCGACTATCGCGACAAAGGCGAAGCCATACGTGACGAACTGCTGGCTAAAGCGGGCAAACAAATTGCAGCAGGGCAGGACCCGGAAAAAGTATTAGCTGAACTTGCGACTAAACTCAGCAACAGGTTGATGCATGCACCAACCAAGGCGCTGCGGCAGTTACTGCAGGACGAGCAGCCTCAACAACAATCTTTGATCAACACTTTGTTAGATCTGTAA
- the lolB gene encoding lipoprotein insertase outer membrane protein LolB, whose protein sequence is MFAAIKTGCFVVFSLILTGCASNSSQLKPVIPLSAQQRQLQLEQLQEFTLAGALNVKSPEESVSGSLNWQQQGPYFQANMTTFVGISVFELETDARGATVKADGETHKAQSASALLDYLSGWSLPIEEMPLWLKGVASQESFNHQWDAQGRLTSFTLKDSQQRDWQVSYREFFPDALALPKLILLDSKTDGSRIKLVVRKWQL, encoded by the coding sequence GTGTTTGCAGCGATAAAAACTGGTTGTTTTGTAGTTTTCAGTCTGATTTTGACAGGTTGTGCCAGCAACAGCAGCCAGCTAAAACCAGTTATTCCCCTATCAGCCCAACAAAGACAACTGCAATTAGAGCAATTACAGGAGTTTACTCTGGCTGGGGCCTTAAATGTAAAATCACCTGAAGAAAGTGTCAGCGGCAGTTTAAACTGGCAACAACAAGGGCCTTATTTTCAGGCCAATATGACCACCTTTGTGGGCATCAGTGTTTTTGAACTGGAAACCGATGCCCGTGGCGCTACGGTCAAAGCAGATGGTGAAACTCATAAAGCCCAGTCAGCCAGTGCCCTGCTGGATTATTTATCCGGCTGGAGTTTACCTATTGAAGAAATGCCGTTGTGGCTTAAAGGTGTAGCAAGCCAGGAAAGTTTTAATCATCAGTGGGATGCGCAAGGCCGTTTAACCAGTTTTACGCTGAAAGACAGCCAACAGCGGGACTGGCAAGTCAGTTACCGCGAGTTTTTCCCTGATGCTTTAGCTTTACCCAAACTTATTCTGCTGGACTCTAAAACCGATGGTAGCCGTATTAAGCTGGTGGTGCGTAAATGGCAACTTTAA
- the ispE gene encoding 4-(cytidine 5'-diphospho)-2-C-methyl-D-erythritol kinase, which produces MATLTLSAPAKLNLFLHITGRRADGYHNLQTLFQMLDCGDQLSFTLTRDGEIHFNCSDKSIENDSNLVVRAAKLLQPLAAKNAGVKIHLDKQVPMGGGLGGGSSDAATTLLALNQLWQLQLSNAALCELGLKLGADVPVFVFGKTAFAQGVGEKLQPISLPEKYYLIVTPELHVSTAEVFGHPDLIRNTPIMSVKDLLDCQWKNDCETLVKRLYPEVAMVLDWLIEYAPSRMTGTGASVFAEFQDELSARQTLAKLPPSWRGFVAKGVNQSAVLTELEQAV; this is translated from the coding sequence ATGGCAACTTTAACCTTATCAGCTCCGGCCAAACTGAATTTATTTTTACATATCACAGGCCGCAGGGCCGATGGTTATCACAATCTGCAAACCTTGTTTCAAATGCTGGATTGTGGTGATCAGCTTAGTTTCACACTCACCAGGGACGGTGAAATCCACTTTAATTGTTCAGATAAGAGCATCGAAAACGACAGTAATTTAGTGGTTCGCGCTGCGAAGTTATTACAACCCTTGGCAGCTAAAAACGCCGGGGTAAAGATCCATCTGGATAAACAAGTGCCTATGGGCGGTGGCCTGGGTGGCGGTTCGTCCGACGCTGCAACCACTTTGCTGGCTCTGAATCAGTTATGGCAACTGCAGCTGTCGAACGCAGCGTTGTGTGAACTCGGCTTAAAATTAGGTGCCGACGTGCCTGTATTCGTGTTCGGAAAAACGGCATTTGCCCAAGGGGTCGGAGAAAAATTACAACCCATCAGTTTGCCGGAAAAATATTACCTGATTGTGACGCCGGAACTGCATGTCAGCACGGCGGAAGTCTTTGGCCATCCTGATTTAATCCGCAACACGCCCATCATGTCGGTGAAAGATCTACTAGACTGTCAGTGGAAAAATGACTGCGAAACTCTGGTGAAACGGCTCTACCCCGAGGTTGCAATGGTGCTGGACTGGTTGATAGAATACGCGCCGTCCAGAATGACAGGTACCGGCGCCAGCGTGTTTGCCGAGTTCCAGGATGAATTAAGTGCCCGTCAAACCCTAGCAAAACTGCCACCATCATGGCGTGGTTTTGTTGCTAAAGGGGTCAATCAGTCTGCTGTCCTGACTGAATTGGAACAAGCCGTATGA
- a CDS encoding ribose-phosphate pyrophosphokinase yields MKIFAGNAIPELAKKIASRLYIKLGDAEVGRFSDGEVCVQINENVRGSDVFIIQSTCAPTNDNLMELIVMVDALRRASAGRITAVIPYFGYARQDRRVRSARVPITAKVVADFLSSVGVDRVLTVDLHAEQIQGFFDVPVDNVFGSPVLLEDMRKREFVAPVVVSPDIGGVVRARAIAKLLNDADLAIIDKRRPKANVSQVMHIIGDVKDRDCIIVDDMIDTGGTLCKAAEALKEQGAKRVFAYATHPIFSGTAAENIRNSVIDELIITDTIPLSAEMRAVSKVKQLTLSDMLAECIRRISNEESISSMFD; encoded by the coding sequence ATGAAGATTTTCGCTGGTAACGCCATACCAGAACTCGCCAAGAAGATAGCCAGCCGTTTATATATCAAGCTGGGCGATGCCGAAGTCGGCCGTTTTAGTGACGGTGAAGTCTGTGTACAAATCAATGAAAACGTCAGGGGATCTGACGTTTTTATTATCCAGTCTACTTGCGCCCCAACCAATGACAACCTGATGGAACTCATTGTGATGGTAGACGCCTTACGCCGCGCCTCTGCCGGTCGTATTACCGCTGTTATCCCTTACTTTGGCTATGCCCGTCAGGACAGACGCGTACGCTCTGCCCGTGTGCCAATCACTGCCAAAGTAGTAGCTGACTTTTTATCAAGCGTTGGTGTAGACCGTGTATTAACGGTTGACCTACACGCTGAGCAAATTCAGGGGTTCTTCGACGTACCAGTGGATAACGTTTTTGGTAGCCCGGTATTGCTGGAAGATATGCGCAAACGTGAATTCGTAGCACCAGTAGTGGTATCTCCGGATATCGGTGGTGTAGTGCGTGCCCGCGCTATCGCCAAACTGTTAAACGATGCTGACTTAGCCATTATCGATAAACGTCGTCCTAAGGCCAACGTGTCTCAGGTGATGCATATCATTGGTGATGTGAAAGATCGTGATTGTATTATTGTCGATGACATGATTGATACAGGCGGTACTTTATGCAAAGCCGCTGAAGCCTTAAAAGAACAAGGCGCAAAACGTGTATTTGCTTACGCCACTCACCCGATTTTCTCCGGTACTGCCGCTGAGAACATCAGAAACTCAGTGATTGACGAGCTGATCATTACTGACACTATTCCGCTGAGTGCAGAAATGCGCGCAGTCAGCAAAGTAAAACAGCTGACTTTAAGCGATATGCTGGCCGAATGTATCCGTCGTATCAGCAACGAAGAGTCTATCTCTTCAATGTTTGACTAA
- a CDS encoding IS4 family transposase: MQLVTALTLANRYFPTNLNTGALHQLLPEEFISQCLEEAGIATVRRRRLPLESLVLVVLGMALYRGKDVWSIADKMQIMLPGRRELVAPSAVVQGRQRLGFEAMRQVFHHTQRLWHKEAEHPRWCGLQLLGVDGVVWRTPDTKENTEAFTKPKTTAGESAWPMVRMVCQMELTSHLLVNAAMDGYSTNEMVLAEQLVENTPDNSLTLFDRGFYSLGLLHAWQSKGQSRHWLIPLKKGTQYEVIEKLGKQDYLVRLTTSPQARKKWQCLPEYMEARLLQKKIKGKECFILTSMLDTKAFMGDEIVDLYSQRWEIELGYREMKQHLLDSEFTLRSKKSDMVKQELWGVLLCYNLIRYQMVRMAKTLPGIYPNELSFTLCANAIVSLFEHGFTLISAHHIPKELDDLTRKAEFFILPFRREERMYPRQVKRKPSKYAYKK, translated from the coding sequence ATGCAATTAGTTACCGCTTTAACCCTTGCCAATCGCTATTTCCCAACAAACCTGAATACAGGTGCGTTACACCAGCTTTTACCCGAAGAATTTATCAGCCAGTGCCTTGAAGAGGCTGGTATCGCGACCGTGCGTCGTCGTCGATTGCCCTTAGAATCCTTGGTGTTGGTTGTACTTGGTATGGCGCTTTATCGTGGTAAAGATGTCTGGAGCATTGCAGATAAAATGCAAATTATGCTACCCGGTCGACGTGAATTGGTGGCCCCCAGCGCTGTTGTTCAGGGGAGGCAGCGGTTGGGTTTTGAAGCGATGCGGCAGGTGTTTCATCACACCCAAAGGCTGTGGCACAAGGAAGCCGAACACCCACGCTGGTGCGGTCTGCAGTTACTGGGGGTGGACGGAGTTGTCTGGCGTACACCAGATACAAAGGAAAATACAGAAGCCTTTACGAAGCCAAAAACCACAGCTGGCGAATCGGCCTGGCCCATGGTCAGAATGGTGTGTCAGATGGAACTGACCAGTCATTTGCTAGTGAATGCAGCCATGGATGGGTACAGCACCAATGAAATGGTGCTGGCAGAGCAACTGGTTGAAAATACGCCGGACAACAGCCTGACGTTATTTGACCGTGGGTTTTATTCGTTAGGGCTGCTGCACGCATGGCAGAGCAAAGGGCAAAGCCGGCACTGGCTTATCCCGCTGAAAAAAGGCACTCAGTATGAAGTGATAGAAAAGCTTGGAAAGCAGGACTACCTGGTACGACTGACAACAAGTCCTCAGGCAAGAAAGAAATGGCAGTGCTTGCCGGAGTATATGGAAGCGCGGTTACTGCAGAAAAAAATCAAAGGCAAAGAGTGCTTTATCCTGACCTCAATGCTTGATACCAAAGCGTTCATGGGCGATGAAATTGTGGATTTATATAGTCAGCGCTGGGAAATCGAGTTGGGTTATCGGGAGATGAAGCAGCATCTGCTGGACAGCGAATTTACGCTACGAAGCAAGAAATCAGACATGGTCAAGCAAGAGCTGTGGGGAGTACTGCTGTGCTACAACCTTATCCGTTACCAGATGGTAAGGATGGCGAAAACCTTGCCAGGTATTTACCCTAATGAGCTGAGTTTTACTTTATGCGCGAATGCCATAGTCAGCTTATTCGAGCATGGATTTACCTTAATCAGCGCCCACCATATTCCAAAAGAGCTGGATGATTTAACCCGAAAGGCCGAGTTTTTTATCTTGCCGTTCCGGCGTGAAGAGCGCATGTATCCAAGGCAAGTGAAACGAAAACCGAGTAAATATGCGTACAAAAAATAA
- a CDS encoding 50S ribosomal protein L25/general stress protein Ctc has translation MSNAIYTLNAEVRADLGKGASRRLRHADKVPAIIYGGHKEALSITLDHSKLLQAQANEGFYTHILTINVGGEEVKAIVKAMQRHPFKPKVMHVDFQRVEAGHELHTVVPVHFINEAAAVKKGGVVAHHINELAITVLPQNLPEFIEVDLADVAVGVTLHLSDLKVPAGVTITELAKGAGHDQAVVTVNKPAGKADEDTAE, from the coding sequence ATGTCAAACGCCATTTACACGTTAAATGCAGAAGTCCGTGCTGATTTAGGGAAAGGTGCGAGCCGCCGCCTACGTCACGCAGACAAAGTACCAGCTATCATTTACGGTGGTCACAAAGAAGCTCTGTCTATCACTTTAGATCACTCTAAATTGTTACAAGCTCAGGCTAACGAAGGTTTCTACACTCACATCCTGACTATCAATGTTGGCGGTGAAGAAGTGAAAGCTATCGTTAAAGCTATGCAACGTCACCCGTTCAAGCCAAAAGTTATGCACGTTGACTTCCAACGCGTAGAAGCTGGCCACGAGTTACACACTGTAGTTCCAGTACACTTCATCAACGAAGCTGCTGCTGTGAAAAAAGGTGGCGTAGTTGCTCACCACATCAACGAACTGGCTATCACTGTGTTACCACAGAACCTGCCAGAATTCATTGAAGTGGATTTAGCTGATGTTGCTGTTGGTGTAACACTGCACCTGTCAGACCTGAAAGTTCCTGCTGGCGTAACTATCACTGAGTTAGCCAAAGGCGCTGGTCATGACCAAGCCGTTGTTACTGTGAACAAGCCTGCTGGCAAAGCAGACGAAGACACAGCTGAGTAA
- the pth gene encoding aminoacyl-tRNA hydrolase → MTEAIQLIVGLGNPGPEYSQTRHNAGQWFVEQLARRYNVSLRPDSKFFGLTGKFVTQGQEYKLLVPTTYMNLSGKAVAAMAQFYKLLPENILVAHDEMAIAPGVAKFKLGGGHAGHNGLKDITSKLGNNANFYRLRLGIGHPGHKDLVTGYVLGKAPQSEQKLIDEALDESMRCFELWLSDGLIKAQHRLHSFSAA, encoded by the coding sequence ATGACTGAAGCAATTCAGTTAATTGTGGGCCTGGGTAATCCAGGCCCAGAATACAGCCAGACCCGCCACAACGCAGGTCAATGGTTTGTAGAACAACTAGCCCGCCGCTATAACGTATCTCTTCGTCCTGACAGTAAATTTTTTGGCCTGACTGGTAAATTTGTTACACAGGGTCAGGAATATAAATTGCTGGTCCCCACTACGTACATGAATTTAAGTGGCAAAGCCGTTGCAGCTATGGCGCAGTTCTATAAACTTTTACCCGAAAATATTCTGGTGGCTCACGACGAAATGGCGATAGCGCCCGGAGTAGCGAAATTTAAACTGGGTGGTGGCCATGCTGGTCACAACGGTTTAAAAGACATCACCAGTAAACTCGGCAATAATGCCAATTTTTATCGCCTGCGACTGGGCATTGGTCATCCTGGCCACAAAGATCTAGTCACAGGTTATGTGCTGGGCAAAGCACCGCAATCCGAACAGAAGCTGATTGATGAAGCTCTGGATGAATCGATGCGTTGTTTTGAGCTTTGGTTAAGCGATGGCTTAATTAAAGCGCAGCACAGATTACATAGTTTTAGCGCGGCTTAA
- the ychF gene encoding redox-regulated ATPase YchF, with product MGFKCGIVGLPNVGKSTLFNALTKAGIEAANFPFCTIEPNTGVVPVPDPRLNQLAAIVNPQRILPTTMEFVDIAGLVKGASKGEGLGNKFLANIRETDAIGHVVRCFEDDNVIHVANKVDPADDIDTINMELVLADMDSAEKAIFRVSKKAKAGDKDAKAEIEVLEKVKAHLEQGLTLRQLELSPEDKALVSYMNFLTIKPTMYIANVLEDGFENNPHLDVVRKIAAKEGAIVVPVCAAIESEISELEDDEKAEFLESMGLTEPGLNRVIRGGYSLLNLHTYFTAGVKEVRAWTIPVGATAPQAAGVIHTDFEKGFIRAQVVSFDDFIACNGEAGAKEAGKLRVEGKTYVCKDGDVMHFLFNV from the coding sequence ATGGGTTTTAAATGTGGCATCGTTGGTTTACCAAACGTAGGTAAATCCACTCTGTTTAACGCACTGACCAAAGCTGGTATTGAAGCGGCTAACTTCCCGTTTTGTACTATCGAACCAAATACCGGTGTGGTGCCAGTGCCGGATCCACGTCTGAACCAACTGGCTGCTATTGTTAACCCGCAGCGCATTCTGCCAACGACCATGGAGTTTGTGGATATAGCTGGCCTGGTCAAAGGCGCTTCTAAAGGTGAAGGATTAGGCAACAAATTCCTGGCTAATATCCGTGAAACCGACGCCATAGGCCACGTGGTACGTTGCTTTGAAGACGACAACGTAATCCACGTTGCCAATAAAGTAGACCCAGCAGATGACATAGACACCATAAATATGGAACTGGTACTGGCTGATATGGACAGTGCTGAAAAAGCCATTTTCCGCGTCAGCAAAAAAGCCAAAGCCGGTGATAAAGACGCCAAAGCTGAAATTGAAGTGCTGGAAAAAGTAAAAGCGCATTTAGAGCAAGGCTTAACCTTACGCCAGCTGGAATTGTCACCAGAAGATAAAGCGCTGGTGTCCTACATGAACTTCCTGACTATCAAACCTACCATGTACATTGCCAACGTGCTGGAAGATGGTTTTGAAAACAACCCACACTTAGACGTAGTGCGTAAAATTGCCGCCAAAGAAGGCGCTATCGTAGTACCAGTTTGTGCTGCTATTGAATCAGAAATATCTGAGCTGGAAGACGACGAAAAAGCTGAATTCTTAGAGTCTATGGGCTTAACTGAACCAGGTTTAAACCGCGTGATCCGTGGTGGTTATTCACTGCTGAACCTGCACACTTATTTCACTGCTGGTGTTAAAGAAGTACGCGCCTGGACTATCCCGGTTGGCGCCACAGCCCCACAGGCAGCTGGTGTGATCCACACCGACTTCGAAAAAGGTTTTATCCGTGCTCAGGTGGTGTCATTCGACGACTTTATCGCCTGTAACGGTGAAGCCGGTGCCAAAGAAGCAGGCAAACTGCGCGTGGAAGGTAAAACCTACGTCTGTAAAGACGGCGACGTGATGCATTTCTTGTTTAACGTTTAA